From Eptesicus fuscus isolate TK198812 chromosome 13, DD_ASM_mEF_20220401, whole genome shotgun sequence, the proteins below share one genomic window:
- the LOC103290941 gene encoding RNA-binding protein 4B isoform X1 — translation MVKLFIGNLPREATEQEIRSLFEQYGKVLECDIIKNYGFVHIEDKTAAEDAIRNLHHYKLHGVNINVEASKNKSKASTKLHVGNISPTCTNQELRAKFEEYGPVIECDIVKDYAFVHMERAEDAVEAIRGLDNTEFQGKRMHVQLSTSRLRTAPGMGDQSGCYRCGKEGHWSKECPVDRTGRVADFTEQYNEQYGAVRTPYTMGYGESMYYNDAYGALDYYKRYRVRSYEAVAAAAAASAYNYAEQTMSHLPQVQNTAVTSHLNSTSVDPYDRHLLPNSGAAATSAAMAAAAATTSSYYGRDRSPIRRAAAVLPAVGEGYGYGPDSELSQASAAARNSLYDMARYEREQYMDRARYSAF, via the exons ATGGTGAAGCTGTTCATCGGAAACCTGCCCCGGGAGGCCACAGAGCAGGAGATCCGCTCACTCTTTGAGCAGTATGGGAAGGTGCTGGAATGTGACATCATTAAGAACTACGGCTTTGTGCACATAGAGGACAAAACGGCGGCAGAAGATGCCATCCGCAACCTGCACCACTACAAGCTGCACGGGGTGAACATCAATGTGGAAGCCAGCAAGAATAAGAGCAAAGCTTCAACCAAGTTACATGTGGGCAACATCAGTCCCACTTGTACCAACCAAGAGCTTCGGGCCAAGTTTGAGGAGTACGGTCCAGTCATCGAATGTGACATCGTGAAAGATTATGCCTTCGTACACATGGAGCGGGCAGAGGATGCGGTCGAGGCCATCAGGGGCCTCGACAACACAGAGTTTCAAG GCAAAAGAATGCACGTGCAATTGTCTACAAGCCGCCTTCGGACTGCCCCTGGGATGGGAGACCAGAGTGGCTGCTATCGGTGTGGGAAGGAGGGGCACTGGTCTAAAGAGTGCCCAGTAGATCGTACGGGTCGAGTAGCAGACTTTACTGAGCAGTATAATGAACAGTACGGAGCCGTGCGCACGCCTTACACCATGGGCTATGGGGAATCCATGTATTACAACGATGCATATGGAGCACTCGACTACTATAAGCGTTACCGGGTTCGCTCTTAtgaggcagtggcagcagcagcagcagcttctgcATACAACTACGCAGAACAGACCATGTCCCATCTGCCTCAAGTCCAGAACACAGCTGTGACCAGTCACCTCAACTCTACTTCTGTTGATCCCTACGACAGACACCTGTTGCCGAACTCAGGTGCTGCTGCCACCTCAGCTGCTAtggctgctgccgctgccaccactTCTTCCTATTATGGAAGGGACAGGAGCCCCATTCGTCGTGCTGCAGCTGTGCTCCCCGCAGTTGGAGAGGGCTACGGTTATGGGCCAGACAGTGAGCTGTCTCAGGCTTCAGCAGCTGCACGGAATTCTCTGTATGACATGGCCCGGTATGAACGGGAGCAGTATATGGACCGAGCGCGGTACTCAGCCTTTTAA
- the LOC103290941 gene encoding RNA-binding protein 4B isoform X2 — translation MVKLFIGNLPREATEQEIRSLFEQYGKVLECDIIKNYGFVHIEDKTAAEDAIRNLHHYKLHGVNINVEASKNKSKASTKLHVGNISPTCTNQELRAKFEEYGPVIECDIVKDYAFVHMERAEDAVEAIRGLDNTEFQGSVHGAVLAAVLNRAVSNRMVEHEASYRITASRTRQKNARAIVYKPPSDCPWDGRPEWLLSVWEGGALV, via the exons ATGGTGAAGCTGTTCATCGGAAACCTGCCCCGGGAGGCCACAGAGCAGGAGATCCGCTCACTCTTTGAGCAGTATGGGAAGGTGCTGGAATGTGACATCATTAAGAACTACGGCTTTGTGCACATAGAGGACAAAACGGCGGCAGAAGATGCCATCCGCAACCTGCACCACTACAAGCTGCACGGGGTGAACATCAATGTGGAAGCCAGCAAGAATAAGAGCAAAGCTTCAACCAAGTTACATGTGGGCAACATCAGTCCCACTTGTACCAACCAAGAGCTTCGGGCCAAGTTTGAGGAGTACGGTCCAGTCATCGAATGTGACATCGTGAAAGATTATGCCTTCGTACACATGGAGCGGGCAGAGGATGCGGTCGAGGCCATCAGGGGCCTCGACAACACAGAGTTTCAAG GGTCAGTGCATGGCGCTGTTCTGGCTGCCGTCCTGAATCGGGCTGTTTCCAACAGGATGGTGGAGCACGAGGCCTCCTATCGCATAACTGCATCCAGAACAAG GCAAAAGAATGCACGTGCAATTGTCTACAAGCCGCCTTCGGACTGCCCCTGGGATGGGAGACCAGAGTGGCTGCTATCGGTGTGGGAAGGAGGGGCACTGGTCTAA